CCAGCGCCTTCGCGTACCCGCGATTCGTGGCGAACCAGAGAGTGCGGGCGATCGCGTCGCTATCATTTGCGAGCGGCAAGGGGATGGTGGTCAGTGCGCTATTCCGGTGGTCGCCATGGGTGTTGTCTTCAGCAGCGGTGCCGAGACGAACCTGTACATCGGCGGTGCGGCGGTGGTTTTCACGAGAGCTGGTGATCGCGCCGAACTGTGCCGTCAGGCTCATGCCGTCGCTGTCCGAGACGGCGTAGCTAAGAAAGTAGGGCTTCGGTTGTTGGGTTGCGTCGGTTGCGTTGTTACCTAGCGAGCTCATCGCGCGATGCAGCTCAGTCTCCATGGTATCGATCAAAACCGCCGCCGGCGCTGGTTCGGAGCTGCGGGTTGCCGCCACTGCACTGGTACCAACAGACGAAATCGTCACCGCTACCAGACCGGCAAACCCAACGCCGGCCACTACCGCTCTTTGTCTCTTCATGGAAAAGGAAACTCGTTTCGCCTGCAAAATACGCCTGCTGCCGAGTGTATCGGAAGTGCCGCTTCAGCGTGTAACGCCGCGCAGCTCGTGCAACTTCCGTGCAGCATCTCCGCAGACGACTGAGGATTGGACGCAGCCGGGCGGCTTTTGTTGATAGCTTACTCAACGCCGTGGCGGCGGACGCTAAGCCACACTGTCAGGGCGAGAAACTCCGTGAGAAGAACAGATTCGGCCAATCCGAAGGTAGCGTGTCTGCCGTTGTACAGTGTCACCGCAATCAGGATGATCAGCGTAAGAATCATGCCGAGAAACACCGCGGTTCGGCCGTAGTGAGTGGCGGTGAGCGAAACCGGGCGTCGCGCAGGTAGTCTGCCGGCGACGCGGGCGGCAAAGTCGGCCGGAACTTCTACCAGAGGCGCAGACTCCAGGGCACGGAGAACACGCTGGTCCAGTTCGTCGTCGATCCTGCTTGCGAACTCCGAGTTCATCAATTCGTCTGACATGCCGTTCTCCTCTCACTGGTTTGATTCTGCTTAATCGCTTCGCGAAGCTTCTTGCGCCCTCGATGAAGATGGGTCCGCACCGTTCCGATCGGCATTCCCAGCGTGTACGAGATCTGCTCGTAGCTTCGTTCCTCCTGATGATAGAGGATCAGGATCGTTCTCTCAATCTGGCTGAGCCGCTGCAACTGCTCGTCGACCGCCTGTTGGAATTCGCGCTCCTCGATCTTCTGTTCCGCGTTCCTGTCGGGATGCGCCAAACGCTCTTCCCAAGCCGAAGTGTCGTCCGAGAGCGAGACGTGGGAGCGGTCATCGCGACGGCGCCGCTTCCACTCGTCCTGCGCAACATTCACCGCGATCCGGTAAAGATAGGTAGTAATCAGCGCTTCGCCGCGAAAACTGGGCAACGCCCGATAAAGGCGTAGAAACACGTCCTGGGCAAGATCATCGAGGTGTTCGCGACTCCCCGTCAGACGCAGCAGGGTGCGAAAGACCATCGCCTGATGGTCGCGTACCAGCTGCTCGAAGGTGAGATCGACATCCAAGCGAGATTAGACAATAGAGTGCTCCGAAAGTTTCATTCCGGCGAGTGAAACTTTCACAGGGCCTCCCGGTCTAACGCGGGCAGAAAGTGGAGGTAGCTTATGGATTTTCTATCAAGTCCGTTTATTGTCCCGGTAGCCGGGTGCGCCGTCGGTGCCGTCGCAATCGTCTCAGGCATCTGGTTTGAAGCTCAACAACGCCGAAACAAGGCCGAACAGCGTATGGCGATGATTGCCCGTGGTGTTCCCATCGCCGAGATCGAGAGACTGTTGGGCTCCGGTGACGAGGAGAAGCGCGTCAGAGATCCTCTGCGCAGCCTCGGCAACGCACGCCGCACCGGAATTGTCCTGGTTTCGGTTGGGCTGGGATTGATCCTGTTCTTCGTAGCGCTCAGCGTCATCGTGCAGGAGCGGGATGTCTTGGCAGGATCAGCCGTCGGCATCATTCCGCTGGCTATCGGAGTAGGCTTTTTCATCGACTACAACCTGCAGAAGCGCGAGCTATCGCGCTTCGGGTTGGAGATCGGTGCCGAATCCTCAGGAGCTGGATCGGACCGGTAAGTTACAACTCCGCGGTTCGATCTTTGCGCCTCGCAAACGAATCATGCACACTGGCTTCATCAGGTTGGAGCCTTTTGATTGATGAATGTCCGTTCAGCTTTGCTTCTGCTGATCAGCTTTTTCGCAATCGCGATTCCGTCATCGAGTGCCCTCGGAACCACCTCCACTGAGGCCCAGGCTCTGCGAGAGGCCGCCCAGAATCACACGGCCTATACGCTGCCGCCTGAAAAACTCAAGCTCGCCAAGGAGTTGTTCCGCGACCGTACCGCGCTGCATCTTCTAGGCGAAGGCTGGGGCTTCCTGCAGCTTATTCTGCTGCTGGCGCTGGGTGTTCCATCGCGCCTCCGCGACGTCGCCGAGAGGGCAACGAAGAGCCGCTGGGGGCAATGCTTCCTCTTCGTCTTTCTCTTCCTGCTTCTTACCGCGCTCCTCAACGCTCCTCTACGGCTCTACGGCCACCATGTATCGCTCGCGTACGGACTCTCGGTGCAGCGTTGGGGAAGCTGGTTCGCCGATCTAGGCAAAAGCTTTCTGCTCGAATGGCTCGTCGCCGGCATCCTTGTAATGGTGCTGTTCTGGGTCATCCAGCGTTCGCCGAAGCGCTGGTGGTTCTGGTTCTGGATCCCGACAATGGTCGCGGTACTGTTCGGCGTCTTTCTCTCCCCGATCCTCGTCGATCCGCTCTTCAACAAGTTTGAACCGTTGCAGCAAAGCAATCCGGCACTTGTAGCGCAGTTGGAGAGAGTCGTCGCACGCAGCGGCGTCACTCTGCCACCCGACAGAATGTTCTTCATGCGAGCCAGCAGCAAGGTCACCAGCATGAACGCCTACGTCACCGGCTTCGGCCCGTCGAAGCGCCTGGTGCTCTGGGATACGACCATCGCCACAGCCACGCCCGATGAGCTCGTCGGCGTCTTCGGCCACGAGCTGGGCCACTACGCGCTGCATCACATCGTGCAGGGCGTCCTGTTCAGCGCGGTTTTGCTGCTCCTCGGATTCTTCGCAGGCCAGCGAATGACCTGGTGGTTGCTGGCGAGATACGGTCCCCGATGGAAGATTCGCTCGCAGAACGACTGGGCCTGTTTAGCGGTGTTAGTGCTGGTCCTAAACGTGTTGAACTTCTTCGCCGAGCCGATCGAAAACAGCTTCAGCCGCTCGATCGAACATGCCGCTGATATTTACGGGCAGGAGGCTATCCACGGTATCGTCTCTGACCCACAAACCACCACCCAGCAAGGGTTTCAGAAGCTTGGTGAGAATTCGTTGGACGACCCCACCCCGCATCCCCTTCTCGACTTTTGGTATGACGGGCACCCATCCACGGCAAGCCGAGCCGCCTTCGCTCTGGCCTACGACCCCTGGACAGCAGGGCAGCATCCAAAGTACTTTCAACCATAATGAAGACCCAGCCGAGTCATCCCGCATCGTCCGACTGTCTCTTCTGCAAGATCGTCGCAGGAGACATCCCGGCAAACCGCGTCTACGAGGACGAGTTCTGCATCGGCTTCCCCGACATCAATCCGCAGGCCCCCACGCATCTGCTCATCATCCCAAGGCAACACATCGCTTCCACCGCGAAGGCGGAGGCGGAACACTCTGCGCTGTTAGGTTCCCTGATGTCTGCGGCGGCCAAGATCGCGCGGGCAGAGAAGCTGAGCAAAGGCTATCGAATCGTCGTCAACACCGGCGAGGACGGCGGCCAGACAGTGAATCACCTGCACCTGCATCTACTCGGCGGCAGGCACATGAACTGGCCTCCGGGCTAGCGCGCGTTTCCTTCCGGCCAAAGGGAGGACCAACGAGTCTCATCCCCACCCAGAAAAGGTACACGCGTCACGAAGTGACCGCCGAATCGGGTCCCCGCGAACAGGTCTTCGTTCGTGGGGTGGCAAGCGTAGTGGGCTCGTCCGGCAGGACGCACGCGGTTACATATTGAAGTTCGGCTCTTCTTCCTCTTCCATGCCATACCGGCGGAGGAGGTTCGGAAGATTCTGCGAGAAGGCTGCACGCGGCATCACCGTATCGCATCCCGCTTCGACGGCCTTCGCCTTCAGATCTCCCTGCAGATGCGACAGGAAGCCGATGATCGAGGTGCTGCGCTTCAGCTTGGTCTTCAGCTTGGGAATCAGCGTCAACGGCTTGGCGTTTGCATTGTTCAGGTCGAAGACGATCAAGCCTGGCCGATCTTCCTCTTCGCCGCCAACCAGCGAGGCGATTGCCTCCTTGTCGTTCTTGACGAAGGCAACCTTGACCCCGAGCTTACGCGCTGTCTCAGAGATCTTGGCGATGAAGAAGAGGTCTTCGATGAAGAAGAAGATCTTTGTCGGCGCGTCATCCGCAATTGGAATAGCGCGGCCCTGCGAGTAGTCGATAGGCTGAGAGTCACTCTGGTAGCTGCGTCCGCCACCATGGCCGTTGCTGCGGCCCTGGTAGTTGCCATTGTGCGAATCCATCGTAGAAGGCGGAGTGTCGGCGAAGTTGCCGTTCACGGCGCGATAGCTGTGGTCCATGGGGCCGACAAAGCTGCGTGGACCCCGAGACTGCTGCTTACCGCCGCCGCCCTTGCGTTTGTAGCCGCCGCTGTTATTGCCCGGCTGGTGAGTATCGCGATCGCGATAGCCGCCGCCATTGCTGCTGAATCCGCCGCCGTTGCTGCCGCTGGCCACATTGCCAGGATTCTCAGGCGAGCGTTGACGGTCACGATCCCGAAACTTCTTCTTCCAGCGTTTGCCGCTCGAGGAGGAGCCGTTCTGTTGCTGGCCGGCGTTGGCTTGAAAGCCTTGGCCACCCTGCGGTTGAAAGGTCTGCGGAGCGGCAGCACCCTGAATCGAGCCAACTGGCTGACCCGCACCCTGATCGCCGGACTGGCTTCCGGGTTGAGCGCCCTGAGGGGAGTCTCCACCCTTGCTCTTCCGCTTCCGGCGGCGACGGCGGCTGCTCTTGGACTGACCCATGCCGTGCGCGACGTTCTGCCCGGCAAATTGCGCCTCCCCGTCCTGCTGGACGGGAGACATTGTCGAACCCTGGTGAGAATCTACCTCGGGTACATTCTGCTCTGAAGTCATGCTTCCACTTCCTATTGCTTTAGATCGCAATTAACGTTCTCTCCCACGCAGAAGGCCTCTCCTGCCCCGTGAAGCTCACGGAGGAGGAACCAAACCGGTTTTGCAGCGTCGGATGAAACGGTCTCAAGTTTTACTCGAACGGACGTCTTCTATTGGTATTTGGCTGCAATCACACCGGCGAATCTGCCGGTCACGCACAGCCTGGAGCGCCAGACAGCAGCGAACCTGATTTTCACCCTCTACCTGTTTGCGACAGAGTCCGACAAATCCGGTCTACTGTAATCCTGTGTCTTCGGTCGCCAAATCTACCCAACTTCGTAGCTTTTTGATGACCACACAGTGATCGGCACCCACAGCCGGTTCACAAGGCAACTCCTAGGGTACGCCGAAAGAAGCTACTTGGCAAGAACTCTCTTCTACCACTTCCTGGGCACGATTCCCACAAAACTAGAAGGGCCGCTTAACAAAGCGGCCCTTCTACAGTAAATGGCCAGTCACTGGCCTCCTGAAAGAACTTCCGATGAAGGAAGCAGACCTCCGGACTTATGGTCCACACCATCGGTTGGGTGTAGCTTCTGCTCAGCCGGGGCGGTACTGGCACACACCGGATTCAATCCAACGTGCTCCATTTCATGAAGAAGCAATTAGGTCGCCAAAACGCTAACCCGCAGTACACTGGCAATCTCCCGCAGAAGCTGCCAAACAGCGCCCAAAAATCTGAAAAACAGTAGATTCCCGCAAACCCATTCCATCTTTCCGTAGCATGACGGGCCTTGGCCTGCGGCGTCACCACTGGACCGCCAGCGAACCCGCTCGATTGACCCTGCTCTGGCTGGACCCTATAATCTATGTGTTCCGGCAGCCCTCTCGTTCTGTCGCCGATCTGCCCCACAGCAGGCGGTCCGAGCGAGGCAAAAGATGGGCGTGCTCTGTCTCAAAGGGTGCGTTGATCGAGTGGAGGTAGGGAACGGCCCAGACGGCACGCGATGGTGCGCCAGAAGCCGTATAAGGTTTGATCAATCCCTGAAGGAGTACCACACACTACATGAATCGCACCCTCGCTCTTGTTACCGCCCTCGCTGCGGGAATGACATCCGCTGCCGCCCTGGCCCAGACCTCCGCCACGACCGCCGGCACACCAACTGCAGCTCCCACCCAGACCGCCCCTGCTCCGGCTGCAGCTCCAGCCCCCGTCGCACCACACGCAGTCCCTGCGAAGATTGCGACCATCGAGTTCGAGCAGGTCGCCGCAGCAACCAACGAAGGACAGCGAGCCCTCCAGACCCTGCAGAAGAAGTACGAGCCCAAAGGGGCAGAGCTCCAGGCCAAGGCACAGGAGATCGATACCCTCAAAAAGCAGCTGCAGGCCGCACCGGCAACCCTGACCGAATCCGAACGCGCCTCGAAGCTCCGTGCCATCGACACCAAGGAGAAACAGCTCCAGCGCGATGGCGAAGATGCACAGCAGTCCGTCGCCGGCGAGCAGCAGCAGGTCATCGGCGTGGTTGCCAAGAAGCTCGCGCCGGTCGTGAAGAAGTATGTGGAGGACAATGGCTACACCATGCTCCTCGATATCACAGGCCAGCAGGGTGGCTCGATGAGCGTGCTCTGGACCAGCGATGGCACCGATATCTCGCGTGCCGTTCTCGAGGCTTACAACGCGTCTTCAGGCGTCGCACCTCCGGTCCCGTCTGCGCCGTCACCAACCGCTCACCCGCACGCCTCGGCCACCCCGAAGCCTGCGCTGCCCAAGCAGTAACGCGGCTGACTGAGTTGGTCTACGGAATCTACGGAGAGTTGGCTGGTTTTAGAAAACTGACCTCCGTAGGCACCGAACCTGTTTGCTGAAGACGATGTAGCCCGAAGATCCGAATCGGTCTTATCCAGAGATTTGTAACAAGCATCGTTTTGTAACAGACATCGACCATCGTTTTGTAACAGACATCGACCGACCGAAGAGATCGAAAATTTCGAAGGAGTACCACAGACCGCATGAATCGCACCCTCGTTCTTATCTCCGCGCTAGGCGCCGGATTAATGACCACCGCCGGAGTCTCCCAGACCGCTGCCGCTCCAGCTCCTGCCCCCGCTGCCGCTGCTGCCGTTGAGCCCCAGGCCATCCCCGCAAAGATTGCTCTCGTCGCGTTCGAGCAGGCCGTCTTTGCCACCAACGAAGGCCAGCGCGCCGTCCAGCAGATTCAGGACAAGTACAAGCCCAAGAAAGATCAGATCGACACCCTCTCCAAGGAGGTCGACTCGCTCAAGGCTCAACTGCAGAGTGCTCCCGCAACTCTCTCCGATGAAGAGCGCGCCACTCGCCTGCGCAACATCGACACCAAGGAGAAGGAGCTGAACCGCAACGCCGAGGATGCCCAGACCGCCTACAACGCGGATCTGCAGGAAGCCTATGGCAAGGTGGCCGCCAAAGTCTCAGTTACGCTGAAGGATTACGTCAGCAAGAATGGTTACACTCTTCTGCTCGATGTCAGCGGACAGCAGAGCAACGTGATGTGGGCCAATCAGAACACCGACGTGACCCAGGCCGTTGTGACCGCGTACAACACCACGTCCGGTGTCGCTGCGCCAGCCCCGTCCGGACCATCTTCCCCGGCCCCCACAACAGCTCGTCCACGTCCAACAACGACGCCCAAGCCCGCTGCACCGAAGCAATAACTCCAGAAGTCCACGTCAAAACGCAGCGGGGAGCGATCTCCTCGCTGTGTTTTGCTTGTCTTAGAGGGCTAAGCACAGGACTCCTGTGGAAAAACCTGTGGATTGTGGAAACCAAAACATAAGCGAAAGTCGCTCAACCGACCCTCCTGCCAACCACGCCGCTTCTTCGATGTACGTCTAAGTGCATCAAAATCAGCGTATTGAAAGACCCTGTCAAAAGTAATGAGAGCTTGCGCGGGGTGACCCTCAGCAACTATCGCTGTTTCAAGGGTTTCCACAGATCGTCGTTACGACCAGGTTACAAATTTCCGCATCTAATCCAGATGTGTGCCAGAATTGCACGCAAATTGTCTGATCTAACCGCATTTCACAAAACAAAGCTCGAGCTAAAACTCGAAGTGCCTTAAACCCTTGTGCAATCAGGCTACTCCTCGCCCACCTTGAGGACCGCAAGAAAAGCCTCCTGCGGAATATCGACCTTGCCAATCCGCTTCATCCGCTTCTTGCCCTCTTTTTGCTTCTCCAGCAGCTTACGCTTCCGGCTGATGTCGCCGCCGTAGCACTTCGCGATTACATTCTTCCGAATCGCCGTCACCGTCTCACGCGCAATCACCTTCGAGCCGATCGCCGCCTGAATCGCAACCTCAAACATCTGTCGCGGAATCAGCTCCCGCATCTTCGAAACCAGCGCCCGGCCGCGTTGCTGCGCAAAATCTTTGTGAATGATGATCGAGAGCGCATCCACTGGATCGCCGCCAATCAGAATATCCATCTTCACCATCGGCGAGACCCACATCCCCGCAAGCTGATAGTCCAGCGATGCGTAACCGCGCGAGACCGTCTTCAGGCGATCGTAAAAATCCAGCACAATCTCATTCAACGGAAGCTCATACGTAATCAGAACCCGCGTATCCGAAACGTACTCCATGTTCTGCTGACGCCCGCGCTTCTCTTCCACCAGCTTCAGAATTCCGCCGACGTACTCTTCGTTCGTCAGAATCTTCGCCACAATCACCGGCTCTTCAATCTGTTCGATCTCGGTCGTCTCCGGCCACCGCGAGGGATTATCCACCTCGCGCACGCTGCCGTCGGTCATGGTGATCTTGTAGCGCACGCCCGGCGCAGTCGTAATCAGATCAAGATCGTACTCACGCTCCAGCCGCTCCTGAATAATCTCAAGATGCAGCAGTCCAAGAAAGCCGCAGCGAAACCCAAACCCAAGCGCCACCGAAGACTCAGGCTCAAACGAAAATGAAGCATCGTTGAGGCGAAGCTTTTCCAGCGCATCGCGCAGCATCGCGTGCTCATGCGAATCGACGGTGTAAAGCCCCGCGAACACCATGCTCTTGATATCTTCAAAACCCGGCAGCGCCTCCGCACAGGGATTTTCGACCGAAGTAATGGTGTCGCCGACCTTGGTATCCGCAACGTTCTTGATCGTGGCAACGAAGAAGCCAACCTCGCCTGCGCTCAGCTCCGCAAGCTCAACCGGCTTCGGCGTCATCACGCCCATACTTTCCACATCGAACATCTTTCCGTTCGACATCACCTTGATCTTCATCCCCTTGCGCAGCCTGCCGTTGATGATGCGCGCCAGAACAATCACGCCTCTATAAGGATCGAACCAGCTATCGAAGATCAATGCCTGCAGTGGCGCCTCGGGATCGCCCTCCGGCTGCGGCAGCAGCGTCACTACAGCCTCTAGAATGCTCGCAACATTCAGCCCCGTCTTTGCGCTCACAGCAATCGCATCATCCGCAGGCAGCCCCACGGACTTCTCAATCATCTCCTTCGTGCGCTCGATGTCCGCGCTGGGAAGATCGATCTTATTGATGATCGGAATAATCTCGAGTCCATTCGAGATCGCAAGATACGCGTTGGCCAGCGTCTGCGCCTCCACACCCTGCGACGCATCGACCACCAGCAGCGCTCCTTCGCACGACGCCAGCGAGCGCGAAACTTCATAGGAAAAATCGACATGGCCCGGCGTATCGATCAGGTTCAGCTGATAGGTATCGCCATCCTGCGCCTTGTACATCATGCGGACGGTATGGGCTTTGATCGTAATGCCGCGCTCGCGCTCCAGATCCATGGCGTCCAGCACCTGGGCCTGCATCTCGCGCGAGGTCAACGAACCGGTGAGTTCAAGCAACCGGTCGGAGAGAGTGGACTTGCCATGGTCGATATGCGCGATGATCGCGAAGTTGCGGATGTGACTTGGATCCATTTTGTAGCTGGGTAGCCTCAATATCCATCTTAACACCCATGCGTCTCTGCAAGCAGGAACGGCCACGTTGCGAAAATGCTCAGACCGCACTGATCTCCAACGACTTGCGGCAACGGGCAATCTCATTCGAGGGCACTCCCGAAATCAGGCCTGTTCACAAACTCAAACTTTGCATCGCGGCGTAAGCCGCAACATCAAACCTGCATAGATTCCTGTCCAGTCCTTGCCAAGGAGGACACCATGGCGACCCAACTCCCCCCGCTCAATGCATTTGATGCCCTCGAAGTACTTCCCCACAACATTCACTCCTCCTGCGAGTTCATCCAGGCCCTGATGAAGTTGCAGCGGGCGGCGCAACTCATCACCTCTACCCTCGACCTCGATGTCCTGTTCGATCGCGTCGTAAACGACATCGCCGACGCCATCGGCTGCGTGGAGGTCTCCGTCTGGCTGCGCGAAGCGGGCGGCGACGAGCTGGTCCTTCACGGCGTTCGTGGATGCTCAACCTATCGCAAAGGGGACCGCTTCAGGATTGGCGAACGAGGCATGGTCGGCCACGTCGCCGCAACCGGCGTGACGCGCTACGCCGGCGACGTAACCATCGATCCTTACTACGTTGCATGCGAACTTGACGTGCGGTCTGAGGCTACAGTTCCGCTCCTGCTTCACGGCGAAGTCATCGGAGTCCTGTGCGTCGACCACAAGCGGCTCAACGCCTTCTCGGACGATCATATCGCCGTCATGGAAGCGTTGGCCGGCCACATCGCAGTGGCCATCGAAAACGCCAGGCTCTTCCGCAACGAGCGCCACGAGCGCGAGCAGATGCAGCTAGAAGCAGACGATGCCCGCGCCGTCCAGCAATCGCTCTTCGTCAAGGCTGTTCCGCTCGTCTGTGGCTTCGCATTTGAAACCGCGTGGAACCCAGCCGGAGCCGTCGCTGGCGATTGGTTTGATCTGATCGACCTCGGCGACGATCGCTGCGGTATCGTACTCGCCGATGTCTCCGGCAAAGGAATGCCCGCGGCCCTCTTGATGTCGGCCACACGCGCCATCCTGCGCTCGCTGGTCAAGCTCGATCCCTCTCCCGGAAAAACGCTTATGCAGCTCAATCAGATCCTGATGGAAGACTTTCCCATGGGCAAGTTCGTCACCATGATCTATGGCGTGCTCGACGCGCGGTCCCGCGAGATCACCATCGCCAGCGCCGGACACCTCCGTCCTCTCCTCATCAACGGTTCGAGCTCCTTCCTCGACATCGACACCGGCATGCCGCTCGGACTCGGCGCAACAACCTACCCCGAATACAAGGTCACCCTCAAGCCGGGCACGCAGCTCCTCTTCTATACGGACGGCATCACCGAGGCAACGAACCACAGCGACGAAGAGTACGGCGCAGCCCGGCTGGCCGATCACTTCCTGCAGCCATCGGCTTGCGTGGAGGGGCTCATCGAGGAGGTGTCTAGATTCAGCCACGGATCGACCCACACCGACGACGCAACCGCCGTCCTGATACGGAGCCGGTAACCAAAATAGAGTGCTGACTCGATTGCGACAACATGCTGCCGCGTTCTGATGGGAGAGCGCCGCGTCGCCTCCGCGAAGTTCTACTCGACGGTTCATTCCGTAAGCCACCGCGAATTTGCTTCTTGCACCCCGTACAATGAAAAGCGAAGATGGTGCGGATGACTTTTAGCGATTCGGTGCGAACCGTGGCACTCGTGGTGGCGTGTGCGCCGCTTGTACTGTTGGCGGGCTGCCCGCAGGATCAGACAGCGTCGCCCGGCAGCGCCTCGCCTGCGACAACCGCTCCAACGATCACGCAATCTTCAACTGCAACCCCATCGCAATCCCCGCAGGCCGCTACCTCCACGGAGCAATCAGTTGACAACTCCGCCCGCGCCTTCAAGGTGCAGCAGTTGATCAACTCCGCCGAGGCCGCCTATCGCAGCGGCGTAGACAACTATCGCGCCGGCCGTCTCGATGCTGCGCGGATCAACTTCGACTCTGCTGTCGACCTAATGCTCACCAGCGGCATGGATCTCAAAACTGATCCGCAGCTCGCCGATGAGTTCGATCATCTTTTGAACGCGGTCAACTCGCTCGAGATGGCAGCCCTGAAGCAGGGCAATGGATTCTCCCCGAAGATCGAAGAGGCGCCGCTCGACACCGCCGAAGATCTCACCTTCCCCGCGAATCCTGAGCTCACCGCAAAACTGAAGGCCGAGCTGCAGACCGCGTCCGACCTGCCCCTCGTCATCAACGATCAGG
The nucleotide sequence above comes from Tunturibacter empetritectus. Encoded proteins:
- a CDS encoding RNA polymerase sigma factor, producing the protein MDVDLTFEQLVRDHQAMVFRTLLRLTGSREHLDDLAQDVFLRLYRALPSFRGEALITTYLYRIAVNVAQDEWKRRRRDDRSHVSLSDDTSAWEERLAHPDRNAEQKIEEREFQQAVDEQLQRLSQIERTILILYHQEERSYEQISYTLGMPIGTVRTHLHRGRKKLREAIKQNQTSERRTACQTN
- a CDS encoding DUF6249 domain-containing protein, which gives rise to MDFLSSPFIVPVAGCAVGAVAIVSGIWFEAQQRRNKAEQRMAMIARGVPIAEIERLLGSGDEEKRVRDPLRSLGNARRTGIVLVSVGLGLILFFVALSVIVQERDVLAGSAVGIIPLAIGVGFFIDYNLQKRELSRFGLEIGAESSGAGSDR
- a CDS encoding M48 family metallopeptidase, encoding MNVRSALLLLISFFAIAIPSSSALGTTSTEAQALREAAQNHTAYTLPPEKLKLAKELFRDRTALHLLGEGWGFLQLILLLALGVPSRLRDVAERATKSRWGQCFLFVFLFLLLTALLNAPLRLYGHHVSLAYGLSVQRWGSWFADLGKSFLLEWLVAGILVMVLFWVIQRSPKRWWFWFWIPTMVAVLFGVFLSPILVDPLFNKFEPLQQSNPALVAQLERVVARSGVTLPPDRMFFMRASSKVTSMNAYVTGFGPSKRLVLWDTTIATATPDELVGVFGHELGHYALHHIVQGVLFSAVLLLLGFFAGQRMTWWLLARYGPRWKIRSQNDWACLAVLVLVLNVLNFFAEPIENSFSRSIEHAADIYGQEAIHGIVSDPQTTTQQGFQKLGENSLDDPTPHPLLDFWYDGHPSTASRAAFALAYDPWTAGQHPKYFQP
- a CDS encoding histidine triad nucleotide-binding protein — protein: MKTQPSHPASSDCLFCKIVAGDIPANRVYEDEFCIGFPDINPQAPTHLLIIPRQHIASTAKAEAEHSALLGSLMSAAAKIARAEKLSKGYRIVVNTGEDGGQTVNHLHLHLLGGRHMNWPPG
- a CDS encoding response regulator; amino-acid sequence: MTSEQNVPEVDSHQGSTMSPVQQDGEAQFAGQNVAHGMGQSKSSRRRRRKRKSKGGDSPQGAQPGSQSGDQGAGQPVGSIQGAAAPQTFQPQGGQGFQANAGQQQNGSSSSGKRWKKKFRDRDRQRSPENPGNVASGSNGGGFSSNGGGYRDRDTHQPGNNSGGYKRKGGGGKQQSRGPRSFVGPMDHSYRAVNGNFADTPPSTMDSHNGNYQGRSNGHGGGRSYQSDSQPIDYSQGRAIPIADDAPTKIFFFIEDLFFIAKISETARKLGVKVAFVKNDKEAIASLVGGEEEDRPGLIVFDLNNANAKPLTLIPKLKTKLKRSTSIIGFLSHLQGDLKAKAVEAGCDTVMPRAAFSQNLPNLLRRYGMEEEEEPNFNM
- a CDS encoding OmpH family outer membrane protein, with the translated sequence MNRTLALVTALAAGMTSAAALAQTSATTAGTPTAAPTQTAPAPAAAPAPVAPHAVPAKIATIEFEQVAAATNEGQRALQTLQKKYEPKGAELQAKAQEIDTLKKQLQAAPATLTESERASKLRAIDTKEKQLQRDGEDAQQSVAGEQQQVIGVVAKKLAPVVKKYVEDNGYTMLLDITGQQGGSMSVLWTSDGTDISRAVLEAYNASSGVAPPVPSAPSPTAHPHASATPKPALPKQ
- a CDS encoding OmpH family outer membrane protein codes for the protein MNRTLVLISALGAGLMTTAGVSQTAAAPAPAPAAAAAVEPQAIPAKIALVAFEQAVFATNEGQRAVQQIQDKYKPKKDQIDTLSKEVDSLKAQLQSAPATLSDEERATRLRNIDTKEKELNRNAEDAQTAYNADLQEAYGKVAAKVSVTLKDYVSKNGYTLLLDVSGQQSNVMWANQNTDVTQAVVTAYNTTSGVAAPAPSGPSSPAPTTARPRPTTTPKPAAPKQ
- the lepA gene encoding translation elongation factor 4 — its product is MDPSHIRNFAIIAHIDHGKSTLSDRLLELTGSLTSREMQAQVLDAMDLERERGITIKAHTVRMMYKAQDGDTYQLNLIDTPGHVDFSYEVSRSLASCEGALLVVDASQGVEAQTLANAYLAISNGLEIIPIINKIDLPSADIERTKEMIEKSVGLPADDAIAVSAKTGLNVASILEAVVTLLPQPEGDPEAPLQALIFDSWFDPYRGVIVLARIINGRLRKGMKIKVMSNGKMFDVESMGVMTPKPVELAELSAGEVGFFVATIKNVADTKVGDTITSVENPCAEALPGFEDIKSMVFAGLYTVDSHEHAMLRDALEKLRLNDASFSFEPESSVALGFGFRCGFLGLLHLEIIQERLEREYDLDLITTAPGVRYKITMTDGSVREVDNPSRWPETTEIEQIEEPVIVAKILTNEEYVGGILKLVEEKRGRQQNMEYVSDTRVLITYELPLNEIVLDFYDRLKTVSRGYASLDYQLAGMWVSPMVKMDILIGGDPVDALSIIIHKDFAQQRGRALVSKMRELIPRQMFEVAIQAAIGSKVIARETVTAIRKNVIAKCYGGDISRKRKLLEKQKEGKKRMKRIGKVDIPQEAFLAVLKVGEE
- a CDS encoding PP2C family protein-serine/threonine phosphatase; this translates as MATQLPPLNAFDALEVLPHNIHSSCEFIQALMKLQRAAQLITSTLDLDVLFDRVVNDIADAIGCVEVSVWLREAGGDELVLHGVRGCSTYRKGDRFRIGERGMVGHVAATGVTRYAGDVTIDPYYVACELDVRSEATVPLLLHGEVIGVLCVDHKRLNAFSDDHIAVMEALAGHIAVAIENARLFRNERHEREQMQLEADDARAVQQSLFVKAVPLVCGFAFETAWNPAGAVAGDWFDLIDLGDDRCGIVLADVSGKGMPAALLMSATRAILRSLVKLDPSPGKTLMQLNQILMEDFPMGKFVTMIYGVLDARSREITIASAGHLRPLLINGSSSFLDIDTGMPLGLGATTYPEYKVTLKPGTQLLFYTDGITEATNHSDEEYGAARLADHFLQPSACVEGLIEEVSRFSHGSTHTDDATAVLIRSR